In Procambarus clarkii isolate CNS0578487 chromosome 6, FALCON_Pclarkii_2.0, whole genome shotgun sequence, one DNA window encodes the following:
- the LOC138355625 gene encoding DNA-directed RNA polymerase II subunit RPB1-like produces the protein MYAARENKPAFVDRLIDFGCNPNEKNKSHQRHLRSIYAASDPTYASSDPTYASSDATYASSDPTYASSDPTYAASDPTYASSDPTYASSDPTYAASDPTYAASDPTCAASDPTYAASDSTYAASDPTYAASDPTYASSDPTYASSDPTYAASDPTYASSDPTYAASDPTYAASEPTYAASEPTNATGDPTNASSDPPTLHLTPPTPHLTPPTPHLTPPTPHLTHLRSL, from the exons ATGTACGCCGCCAGGGAGAACAAGCCGGCCTTTGTTGATCGTCTTATTGACTTCGGCTGCAACCCCAATGAAAAGAACAAG TCCCACCAACGCCACCTTCGATCCATCTACGCCGCCTCCGACCCCACCTACGCCTCATCTGACCCCACCTACGCCTCATCTGACGCCACCTACGCCTCATCTGACCCCACCTACGCCTCATCTGACCCCACCTACGCCGCATCTGACCCCACCTACGCCTCATCTGACCCCACCTACGCCTCATCTGACCCCACCTACGCCGCATCTGACCCCACCTACGCCGCATCTGACCCCACCTGCGCCGCATCTGACCCCACCTACGCCGCATCTGACTCCACCTACGCCGCATCTGACCCCACCTACGCCGCATCTGACCCCACCTACGCCTCATCTGACCCCACCTACGCTTCATCTGACCCCACCTACGCCGCATCTGACCCCACCTACGCCTCATCTGACCCCACCTACGCCGCATCTGACCCCACCTACGCAGCCTCTGAACCCACCTACGCAGCCTCTGAACCCACCAACGCCACCGGAGACCCCACCAACGCCTCATCTGACCCACCTACGCTTCATCTGACCCCACCTACGCCGCATCTGACCCCACCTACGCCGCATCTGACCCCACCTACGCCTCATCTGACCCACCTACGCAGCCTCTGA